One window from the genome of Dasypus novemcinctus isolate mDasNov1 chromosome 26, mDasNov1.1.hap2, whole genome shotgun sequence encodes:
- the AMT gene encoding aminomethyltransferase, mitochondrial: MVLVCRLHRLRATMRRAGSVVAQGGSRLWAPRSALGRPFSCAQDALRRTPLYDFHLAHGGKMVAFAGWSMPVQYRDSHIDSHLYTRRHCSLFDVSHMLQTKIFGCDRVKLMESLVVGDIAELKSNQGTLSLFTNEAGGILDDLIVTNTSEGHLYVVSNAGCWDKDLALMQDKARELQSMGSDVGLEVVDNALLALQGPTACQVLQAGVADDLRKLPFMTSAVMEVFGVSGCRVTRCGYTGEDGVEISVPAAEAVRLATALLENPEVKLAGLAARDSLRLEAGLCLYGTDIDEHTTPVEGSLSWTLGKRRRAAMDFPGATVIVPQLKGKVQRRRVGLVCEGAPVRAHSPILSTEGSVIGTVTSGCPSPSLKKNVAMGYVPCEYSRPGTLLLVEVRRKQQAAVVTKMPFVPTNYYTVK; encoded by the exons ATGGTTTTAGTGTGCCGGCTGCACCGGCTGCGGGCGACAATGCGGCGGGCGGGAAGCGTGGTGGCCCAAGGTGGCTCGCGCCTCTGGGCGCCCCGCTCCGCCCTGGGCAGGCCATTCAGCTGTGCACAG GACGCACTCCGCAGGACGCCACTTTATGACTTTCACCTGGCCCACGGCGGAAAGATGGTGGCGTTTGCCGGCTGGAGCATGCCGGTGCAGTATCGGGACAGCCACATCGACTCACACCTGTACACGCGCCGGCACTGCTCGCTCTTTGATGTGTCCCACATGCTGCAG ACCAAGATATTTGGTTGTGACCGGGTGAAGCTGATGGAGAGTCTAGTAGTTGGAGATATTGCAGAGCTGAAGTCAAACCAG GGGACACTGTCACTGTTCACCAATGAGGCTGGAGGCATCCTAGACGACTTGATTGTGACCAACACCTCTGAGGGGCACTTGTACGTGGTATCCAATGCTGGCTGCTGGGACAAGGACTTGGCCCTCATGCAG GACAAGGCCAGGGAGCTTCAGAGCATGGGCAGCGACGTGGGCCTGGAGGTAGTGGATAATGCCCTGCTGGCCCTGCAAG GCCCCACTGCATGCCAGGTGCTGCAGGCCGGCGTGGCGGATGACCTGAGGAAGTTGCCCTTCATGACCAGTGCTGTGATGGAGGTGTTTGGCGTGTCCGGCTGCCGGGTGACCCGCTGTGGCTACACAGGGGAGGACGGTGTGGAG ATCTCAGTGCCAGCAGCAGAGGCAGTCCGCCTGGCAACAGCTCTGCTGGAGAACCCGGAGGTGAAGCTGGCAGGGCTGGCAGCCCGAGACAGCCTGCGTCTGGAGGCGGGCCTTTGCCTCTATGGGACGGACATTGATGAACACACCAcacctgtggagggcagcctgAGTTGGACATTGG GGAAGCGCCGCCGAGCTGCCATGGACTTCCCTGGAGCCACAGTCATTGTTCCTCAGCTGAAGGGCAAGGTGCAGCGGAGGCGTGTGGGGTTGGTATGTGAGGGAGCCCCAGTGCGAGCGCACAGCCCCATCTTGAGCACGGAGGGCTCTGTGATTG GTACTGTGACCAGTGGCTGCCCCTCACCCTCCCTGAAGAAGAACGTGGCAATGGGTTATGTGCCCTGCGAGTACAGTCGGCCAGGAACTCTACTTCTGGTAGAGGTGCGGCGGAAGCAGCAGGCAGCTGTGGTCACTAAGATGCCCTTTGTGCCCACAAACTACTACACTGTCAAATGA
- the NICN1 gene encoding nicolin-1 produces the protein MSRVSVPCHVKGTVALQVGDMRTSHGRPGVVVIDVTFPSVAPFELQEIMFKNYYTAFLSIRVRQHNTMHSPAKWVTCLRDYCLMPDPHSEEGAQEYVSLFKHQMLCDMARVLELRLILRQPSPLWLSFTVEELQIYQQGPKSPSVVFPKWLSNPVPCEQPAPLLEGLPDPGRVSSEVQQMWALTEMIRASQTTARIGRFDVDGCYDLNLLSYT, from the exons ATGTCTCGCGTGTCGGTCCCCTGTCATGTGAAAGGTACTGTGGCCCTGCAGGTGGGTGATATGCGGACCTCCCACGGCCGGCCTGGCGTGGTGGTCATCGATGTCACCTTCCCCAGCGTCGCGCCCTTCGAG TTGCAGGAGATCATGTTTAAGAACTACTACACAGCCTTTCTGAGCATCCGCGTGCGCCAGCACAACACGATGCACTCACCAGCCAAGTGGGTGACTTGCTTACGGGACTATTGCCTGATGCCTGACCCACACAGTGAGGAGGGGGCCCAGGAGTATGTATCCTTGTTCAAGCACCAG ATGCTGTGCGACATGGCCAGGGTGCTGGAGCTGCGCCTGATTCTGCGGCAGCCATCGCCACTGTGGCTGTCTTTTACAGTGGAAGAGCTGCAGATCTACCAGCAGGGACCAAAG AGCCCCTCTGTGGTCTTCCCCAAGTGGCTCTCCAATCCAGTGCCCTGCGAGCAGCCCGCCCCGCTCCTTGAG GGTCTCCCAGACCCTGGCAGGGTATCCTCTGAGGTGCAGCAGATGTGGGCGCTGACCGAGATGATCCGGGCCAGTCAAACCACTGCACGGATTGGACGCTTTGAT GTGGATGGCTGTTATGACCTGAACTTGCTCTCCTACACCTGA